Genomic segment of Mycolicibacterium psychrotolerans:
CTCACCGACGACCCGCGCTGGTCCTTGCTGCTGCTCGAACGGCTGACCGAGCGCCTCGACGACGTGGAGGCGCAGCTGGTGGGCTTCGCGTCGACGGGGGTCGCCGGCCGGATCGCCGGACAGCTCGTGCACCTCGCGTCGCGCTTCGACACCCGCAGTGACGGCACCGTGCACATCGCCTGCGGGCTGCACAGCGACGACCTCACCCAGCTGGCCGGCGCCGGTCACACCTCCGGCACCGACGCGCTGGCGGCCTTCGCCGCCAAGGGCTGGATCACCCTCGACGAGCACGGGGTGACGATCCGCGACCTCGCCGCGCTGCGGCGCTGCGCCCGGCAGGCCGATGCGCCGATCGCGGTGCACCGACCCGCCTGACCGGACGCGGGATTCGTAAGAATCCCGTAACGACGCGCACGTCAGCCGCACACCGACCGCACCCGGTATGCCACTTCTCGCAAACAGTCACCGCCACCGCACCCGCATGTCGCCCCCTTCCCCGCAGACGTCGGCAAACACGGACCTCCGGCGGAGGCTATGGTCCAGTCGTCGTCGGCGGAGCCCGAGCCGCCCGGCAAGCCCGCTGGGGCGCTGCTTCGCCGCTGGTCAGACGTTTTCTTTCGCCCAGGCAGGGGCCGATGCGCGTGTAATCTCCGAACTCTGGACGGCCGCTTCCGGCCTTCGAGGAAAGGACGAGCGTGGACGTGCGAGCGCAGTTGTCGCAACTCGATGAAAAGACACGGGACGCTCTCGCCCGACGCATCAAATCACG
This window contains:
- a CDS encoding Crp/Fnr family transcriptional regulator, coding for MKGRLDRAQLRELDRLNADVMFGESTVIFGEGDPGDHMLVIRSGHVRVSRRSHDGRDFLMAVLGPGDVLGELAVFDPGPRTSTATALTRVIATVVQRGLLRTVLTDDPRWSLLLLERLTERLDDVEAQLVGFASTGVAGRIAGQLVHLASRFDTRSDGTVHIACGLHSDDLTQLAGAGHTSGTDALAAFAAKGWITLDEHGVTIRDLAALRRCARQADAPIAVHRPA